A window of Gloeocapsopsis sp. IPPAS B-1203 genomic DNA:
TCGTAACGGACGCGAGCAGGACGTGGATGATTAAATACAATTGTGACATCCTCACGCTGCACCTGCCGAAATTGAATATCAATCATGTACTCAACAGCATCAATCAAGTAACGTCCCACCACTAACATTGCTAAAGCCAGTGCAATACCTAAAGCTGCAAACAAAGCTTGCACCGGTTTACGCTCAATATTCCGCGCAATCATGCGTCCTACAGGAGAAAGCCAAGTATGCAATCCCATGCGTTCGATGAACGTCAGGCGAAACACTGCAGGCGGTTCTAGGCGCATCGCCTCGGCGGGTGGTAGCAATACAGCACGTTGCACAGCAATAAATGCTCCAAAGAGTGCAGCCCCTCCACTAATGACAATTGCGCCAACAATCAATTCAATTCTTGCTTCGTAGCGTAGTACAGGAAAAGCATAAAACTGAGCATAAGTGCGTGTCACAGCATTTCCAAACCATACCCCAATTCCTGTGCCGAAAATAGCTCCCAGCAGTACGATCGCCAGCACAAACTTGAAGTAATGAATTCCAATTGTGCTGTTGCTATATCCAAACGCCTTGAGTACCGCAATTTGTTCGCGCTGGGTACTCACTAATCGTGATAGTGAGATATGCAACAGAAATGCTGCAATTCCTAAAAAGACAATCGGTACTACCGTAGCTGTTCCCTGCAGTTGAGTAATTTCATCGGCTAAAACTCGATGCGAAATTTGATCTTCTCTTCCATAAGCCCCTAAACCACCATAAGGTGCTAGCAAGTGATCGAGTTGAGAAATTATCTCGGCTTGACTTGCTTGGGGCATCAGCGACAGAGTAACATCATTAAATGCACCATCCATATTAAATGCAGTAGCTAACGCCTCGCGTCCTATCCATAACACGCCAAATCGCTCGTTGTCTGGAAACAAATTTCCTGCACCACGAATTTCATAAATATATTCAGGCGAAAGCGCAATACCAACAATCTGCAACGATTGCCAACGTCCATTGATAATGGCTCCTAGCATATCTCCTAATTGCAGTTGATTTGCATTAACAAAGGCTTCACTAACTAATACTTCATTGTTACGCCCTGCTTGAATGTATCGCCCTTGACGCAAATAAAGATCGTTAAGCATGACACTCGGCTGTTCAGGAATTGATACCAACCGTCCAATCGCTGGTTCATCGCGCTGTGGAATATCGAGTGTGACATCCATCACGACTCGTGTTTGTACTTGTGCTACCCCTGAAATAGCAGCAATTTGATTAACAAGTGACTCTGGCGCACGCTTCAGTTGTACGAATATATCTGCAAAGCGATATTGCTCATAATATGTCGCTTGCGATAGTTGCAGTGAATCATACGCACTTAACATCGAAACAAAGCTAGCAATACCACAAGCAACAACTAATGCGATCGCGATCGCTTGTCCTCGCCAATGCAAGAGATCTCGCCAGAGTTTTTGATTGAGAGGTGACATGGATGTCTACCTAATATCACGTTCGGTTAAAGGCTACTCACTCGTAGAGGAACAGAAAAAAGGTATAAGCTATGCAGTACTTCTTACATCTTTGCAAGGTTTGATGATAGAAAATACAACAAGTTATATATGTTAAAGAAATTCAAGTTATTGTCGCAGAAATATTACTACAATCCACCTCTTGAACGAATAATTTGCCCAGTAATCCATTGTGCTTGTGCCGAAGCTAGAAATAAAATAATATGTGCTGCAT
This region includes:
- a CDS encoding FtsX-like permease family protein: MSPLNQKLWRDLLHWRGQAIAIALVVACGIASFVSMLSAYDSLQLSQATYYEQYRFADIFVQLKRAPESLVNQIAAISGVAQVQTRVVMDVTLDIPQRDEPAIGRLVSIPEQPSVMLNDLYLRQGRYIQAGRNNEVLVSEAFVNANQLQLGDMLGAIINGRWQSLQIVGIALSPEYIYEIRGAGNLFPDNERFGVLWIGREALATAFNMDGAFNDVTLSLMPQASQAEIISQLDHLLAPYGGLGAYGREDQISHRVLADEITQLQGTATVVPIVFLGIAAFLLHISLSRLVSTQREQIAVLKAFGYSNSTIGIHYFKFVLAIVLLGAIFGTGIGVWFGNAVTRTYAQFYAFPVLRYEARIELIVGAIVISGGAALFGAFIAVQRAVLLPPAEAMRLEPPAVFRLTFIERMGLHTWLSPVGRMIARNIERKPVQALFAALGIALALAMLVVGRYLIDAVEYMIDIQFRQVQREDVTIVFNHPRPARVRYEVNRLPGVLYSEPFRSVAARLRFEHRSRPIGITGLEPTGKLRRLIDRQLNTVNLPPHGIVLTKVLADILHIGSGDLLTVEVLEEERPIRTVPVVGFVDEMIGVAAYMDIHALNRLMQEGGTISGAFLAIDTNQTEQLYALLKRTPAVTGISIRQAAIAQFQETIAGGRAIFTTVLVIFACIIAFGVVYNSARIALSERSRELATLRIMGFSRVQVTVILLGEQAAIILFAIPWGFVLGYGFSAFLSAAFESELYRIPLIVTKTSYAFALGVIAIAAIVSGVIIRRQVNRLDLVAVLKTRE